The DNA region TCCGCACACAGGTCGAGCTTGTTGCGCGAACCTGCGGTGACGGCGACCCGGCAGTTCAGTGCGCGGGCGACCTGGATGGCGTGGGTGCCGATGCCGCTGGCGCCGCCGTGGACGAGCAGAAGCTGCGAGGCGCGCAGCCCCGCGGTCATCACCAGATTCGACCACACAGTGCAGGCGACCTCGGGCAGGGCGGCGGCGTGTGGCAGCTCGACACCATCGGGTAGAGGCATCACCTGACCTGCGGGAACGGCCACATATTCGGCGTAGCCGCCGCCTGCCAGCAAAGCGCAGACCTGTTGCCCCGCAGACCATCGAGTGACGTGTTCGCCGACAGCCTCGATGGTTCCCGACACTTCCAGGCCGATGATCTCGCTGGCGCCGGGCGGGGGTGGATACTTCCCCGCGGCTTGCATGAGGTCGGCGCGGTTCACCCCTGCGGCGGCAACCTTGATGAGGACCTCGCCGATGGCGGGCGCCACGTCCGGGACGGATTGCCAGACGAGTCTGTCGGGGGATTCGGCCACGATCGCACGCATCCCGCAACGCTACTACGCTGCGGAAACGCGTCGCTCTTTCGACCTCCGGTGACGGCACCGCGGCCCTATCATATGCAGATGGAGGGGATCATAGGGGGGCGCACGGCGAGCGAAACGCCGGGCTTGGACATCGCTGAACAACGCGCGTGGCAGAACTTTCTCGACGCCGCGCTGAGAATGTACGCGACCATGAATCGGTCGCTGATCGACGAACACGGTCTGACGCTCAACGACGTACGACTGCTGGATCTTCTGGCCAGATCACCCAACGGGGCGGCCCGCATGGGTGATCTCGCCGAAGCTCTGCTGTCGCTGCCCAGTCGGGTGACGCGCCAGATCCACCGATTGGAGAAGCAGGGGCTCGTCACGCGGGGCGCCAGTCCCGACGACGGTCGCGGAGTCGTCGCCAGCATCACCTCCGAGGGCAGGGAGGCCCTCGGAACGGCGATGCGGACCTACGGCGTGGCAGTACGCACACACTTTCTCGACAAGCTGTCGCGGCCCCAGGTGTCGGCGATGGGGGAGAACTGCCGGCGGATCAGTGTCGGGCTGAAGTCCGGGGCGCCGTCGGCCAAGATCGGTCGCGTTTAGACTGTCCCGCGGTGGCGTGGCAGAGCGGCCTAATGCACTCGCCTTGAAAGCGAGAGTCGGCTAACACCGACCGGGGGTTCAAATCCCTCCGCCACCGCTGTCGCCCGTCTCACTCACCGGTGAAGTCGGGCGCCCGCTTCTCGAACATCGCGGTGATGCCCTCGGTCAGGTCCCGGGACGGTAGGAACGCCGAGTTCCACGCCGCGACGTAGCGCAGGCTGGCCGACACGTCTGCGGTCCGCTGCTCGTCGAGCACGTCCTTGATGCCCTGCACCACCAGCGGTGGGTTCGCGGCGATCTCTGCGGCGGTGGCGCGCGCGGCGGCCAGCGACGACTCGGCGTCGGGGTACACGTCGTTGACCAGTCCGATCTTCTCGGCGCGTGCTGAATCTATGTCCTTGCCCGTCAATGCCAGTTCGCGCAGATGGCCGTCGGACAGCATCAGCGGCAGCCGGGCCAGCGAGCCGACGTCGGCGACGATGGCGAGCTTGACCTCGCGTACCGAGAACTTCGCGTCCGCGCTCGCGTAACGGATGTCGACCGCGGAGATCAGGTCGACGCCACCGCCGATGCACCATCCGTGGACCGACGCGATGGTCGGGGTGCGGCAGTCCGCGACCGCGGTGATGGACTGCTGCATGACCTTGAGTCGCGCATGGAAGTCCGCCCGCGGCTTGGCCAGTGCACCGCCGGCCAGCATCGGTGAGAGCGTGTCACCCATCGCGATCAGGTCGAGGCCGTAGCTGAAGTTGCGGCCCGACCCGGTCAGGACGATCGCCCGCACTTCGGGGTCGGCGTCCAACTCGGCGAAGACCACCGGAAGCTCGGCCCAGAACGCCGGACCCATCGCATTGCCCTTGCCGGGGCCGATCAACGTCACCTGTGCGATGCGGTCGGCGATATCGACGGTCACCGATTCGTATGAGCTGCTCATGGAGCAAAAGGCTAGCCGGGGCTCTGCTAGCCGCCCATCAGGACCTCGCTGACGGTGGCCGTCGGCAGGAACTGACAGGCTGCGTCGGCGAGGATCTGCCCGACGAACTCGCCGTCGGGACCCAGCGGGTTGGCCTCCTGAGCGAGGATCTCCCGGACCACCGCCACCCTGGTGGCCTCGTCGAGCGCGCTGAACTCCTCGCACGTCATCTCGAGTGCGTTCGCCGGAGCGGGAACCTCGGGGACGTCGGTGTTGCGGGTCGGCAGCGGGATGTTGGGGATCTGGATGTCCGGCAGACCCGGGATGGACGGCGTACGGTCCCCGGTCGTCGGCGGCGAGGTGAGCGGCGGACCCGGTTCCGTCGTCTGCGCGACGACACCTTCGGTGGTCTGCTGGCATCCCGTGGCCACGCCGAGAACGATTCCCACACCGACCACGGTGGCTGCCGCCACCCGTACGCGTGTGTTCATCCTGGCCACGATATGCGGCTAGCTCCGTTCGAGGTAAAAGTACAGGTGGCGGGGTGTGCCCGACGAGGTGTCCAGCGCACCCTTGCCGTTCATCAGCCCGATCACCGCGTTGGCGTCGACGACCTTGAAGTGATCGTGCACCGGCTTACCGTCGTAGACCATCGAGGCGACCGACTCGCCTCGGAACTCCTCCATCCACAGGCTGGCCTCGCCGTTCATCGCCTCGGTGTTGGAGAACTTGTTGCCGTCGGCATCAATGCAGACGAGCGGCTTGGCGTCGGCCGCGGAGTGGAACGTCTTGCCGAACCAGTTCAGCCGTTTCATGAACCCGTTGGCCTTGTGCCCGGTCTGGAATTCGCCGCCCTTCCACTCGCCGATCATGAAGTCGATCGTGGCCGGGGCCAGCTTCTCCCAGAACTCGTCGAGCTCGGAGTCGGTGATCTGACCGGTGCGGCCCTTGAGTTCGACGAAGGTGTCGCGTGCGGTGCGTGTCACGGGCGGGCCGAGCGGGGTGGGTGGTGTTGCGGTCATCGGTGCGTCTCCTGTTCGGTGATCCAGCCCCTGGCGAATTCGAGGAAGGCATCGTTCTCATCGGGGGCGGCCACGGTCACCCGCACCCCGTCCTCCCCGTACGGACGCACGATGATGCGGCTGTTCGCGGCGTCCCCGGCGAACTGCTGGGCCCGGCCGACGAGCGGCAGCCACACGAAGTTGGCCTGCGAGGGCGGCACCTCGTAACCGGCCTCGCGCAGGGCCGCGGTGACCCGGGTGCGTTCGGCGACGACGGCGTCGGTGCGCACCATCAACTCGTCGGCGGCATCAAGGCAGGCGATCGCGGCAGCCTGGGAGACGCTCGTGGCGGTGAAGGGCACGTACACCTTGGACAGCGCGGTGATGATGTCCGGATCGCCGACGGCATAGCCGATGCGCAGTCCGGCCAACCCGTATGCCTTCGAAAAAGTGCGCAGCACAACAACATTCGCATGAGCCCGCACAAGTCCGAAGCTGTCGGGCACCAGGTCGTCGCGGATGTACTCGATGTAGGCCTCGTCGAGCACCACCAGGATGTGCGGCGGCACCGCCTCGACGAACCGGCTGAGCGCCCCGGGGTCGACGACGGTGCTGGTCGGGTTGTTCGGGTTGCACACGAAGATCAACCGGGTCCGCTCGGTGATCGCGGCGAGCATCGCGTCCAGGTCGAAGGTGTGATCACGCAGCGGCACCTGCACCGGGGTGGCGCCGGCGGTGCGAACCTGCAGCGGGTAGATCTCGAAACTGCGCCAGCCGAACAGCACCTCGTCGCCGACGGTCGAGGTGATCTGGATCAGTTGCTGGCACAGGCTGACCGACCCGCACCCGACGGAGATGTTCTCCGGTGCGAAGTTCACATGCTTGGCCAGGCGCTCCTTGAGCTCGACGTAGCCGTTGTCGGGATAGCGGTTGATGCCGTCGATCGCCTGTGTGATCGCGGCCCGCACACTGGGCAGCGGGCCGTCGACGGTCTCGTTGCTCGCGATCTTGATCGCGCCCGGCACCGTCTTGCCCGGCGTGTAGGCGGGGATGTCGGCGAGTTCGGGGCGCAGGCGGACGGACACCCGAACAGTTTAGGGCCCGGTCGGATCTGCTTTGCCTCCCGCGGCGGCCCCTGTGTACTCTCATCCAGCGGCGGTAAACGTCGGGAGGCGTGCCAGAGCGGCCGAATGGGACTCACTGCTAATGAGTTGTCCGTCTTAAAGCGGACCGGAGGTTCAAATCCTCTCGCCTCCGCGTAGGACAGCTCGTCGGCTCGCCGGCGTCGAGAACTGAATAGCTTCACCCAGCGCCCGTAGCTCAACGGATAGAGCATCTGACTACGGATCAGAAGGTTAGGGGTTCGAATCCCTTCGGGCGCACCATAACGTTGGTCACATGGCCGACAGCGACACTCCTTGGGAACCGCCGCTCGCGGGCAGCGAGCTCGAGCAGATCGTCGGTGCGCTCGAGCGGCTGCGCACCACGTTCTTGTGGAAGGCCGACGGACTGGACGCGGCGGGTCTGCAGGCGCGCACAGGCGCTTCAGCGCTGACCCTCGGCGGGCTGCTCAAGCACCTCGCATTCAACGAGGACTTCCTGTTCACCCGCAAGCTCACCGGCGACCCAGTCGGGCAGCCGTGGGATGCGCTGTGGGACGACACCGAGGACTGGGAGTTCACCTCGGCGGCAGCGGACACACCAGAGCAGCTGTATACCTTCTGGCATGACGCGGTGCACCGTTCGCGGACCCGACTGGCCGCGGCGTTGGCGCACGGCGGACTCGATCAGATCGTGGCGGTCAGCGACGAGCAGGGAAACCACGCCAAC from Mycobacterium sp. DL includes:
- a CDS encoding NAD(P)H-quinone oxidoreductase gives rise to the protein MRAIVAESPDRLVWQSVPDVAPAIGEVLIKVAAAGVNRADLMQAAGKYPPPPGASEIIGLEVSGTIEAVGEHVTRWSAGQQVCALLAGGGYAEYVAVPAGQVMPLPDGVELPHAAALPEVACTVWSNLVMTAGLRASQLLLVHGGASGIGTHAIQVARALNCRVAVTAGSRNKLDLCAELGAEITIDYHNEDFVDVVRSAGGADVILDIMGAAYLDRNVDALANDGRLVIIGMQGGAKAELNIAKLLAKRGGVIATALRARPVEGPGGKSDIVARVVDDVWPMVADGLVRPVIGAEFPIAEAQAAHELLASGDVSGKVLLRVGD
- a CDS encoding MarR family transcriptional regulator → MEGIIGGRTASETPGLDIAEQRAWQNFLDAALRMYATMNRSLIDEHGLTLNDVRLLDLLARSPNGAARMGDLAEALLSLPSRVTRQIHRLEKQGLVTRGASPDDGRGVVASITSEGREALGTAMRTYGVAVRTHFLDKLSRPQVSAMGENCRRISVGLKSGAPSAKIGRV
- a CDS encoding crotonase/enoyl-CoA hydratase family protein, translated to MSSSYESVTVDIADRIAQVTLIGPGKGNAMGPAFWAELPVVFAELDADPEVRAIVLTGSGRNFSYGLDLIAMGDTLSPMLAGGALAKPRADFHARLKVMQQSITAVADCRTPTIASVHGWCIGGGVDLISAVDIRYASADAKFSVREVKLAIVADVGSLARLPLMLSDGHLRELALTGKDIDSARAEKIGLVNDVYPDAESSLAAARATAAEIAANPPLVVQGIKDVLDEQRTADVSASLRYVAAWNSAFLPSRDLTEGITAMFEKRAPDFTGE
- a CDS encoding DUF4334 domain-containing protein, with translation MTATPPTPLGPPVTRTARDTFVELKGRTGQITDSELDEFWEKLAPATIDFMIGEWKGGEFQTGHKANGFMKRLNWFGKTFHSAADAKPLVCIDADGNKFSNTEAMNGEASLWMEEFRGESVASMVYDGKPVHDHFKVVDANAVIGLMNGKGALDTSSGTPRHLYFYLERS
- the hisC gene encoding histidinol-phosphate transaminase: MSVRLRPELADIPAYTPGKTVPGAIKIASNETVDGPLPSVRAAITQAIDGINRYPDNGYVELKERLAKHVNFAPENISVGCGSVSLCQQLIQITSTVGDEVLFGWRSFEIYPLQVRTAGATPVQVPLRDHTFDLDAMLAAITERTRLIFVCNPNNPTSTVVDPGALSRFVEAVPPHILVVLDEAYIEYIRDDLVPDSFGLVRAHANVVVLRTFSKAYGLAGLRIGYAVGDPDIITALSKVYVPFTATSVSQAAAIACLDAADELMVRTDAVVAERTRVTAALREAGYEVPPSQANFVWLPLVGRAQQFAGDAANSRIIVRPYGEDGVRVTVAAPDENDAFLEFARGWITEQETHR
- a CDS encoding DUF664 domain-containing protein, with amino-acid sequence MADSDTPWEPPLAGSELEQIVGALERLRTTFLWKADGLDAAGLQARTGASALTLGGLLKHLAFNEDFLFTRKLTGDPVGQPWDALWDDTEDWEFTSAAADTPEQLYTFWHDAVHRSRTRLAAALAHGGLDQIVAVSDEQGNHANLRRLLCDLIEEYGRHTGHADLLREAVDGRVGEDPPSGWRPVSRGST